A DNA window from Solanum lycopersicum chromosome 3, SLM_r2.1 contains the following coding sequences:
- the LOC101263676 gene encoding uncharacterized protein At5g65660, with protein MDNQYYAPPHSDASRPSLGFPLGTAVLLIVIFSLSGIFSCCYHWEKLRSLRRSFADLESGLDPTSMKYKQNHTNWKQRQSPILPAVLMPGDEFPKFIAMPCPCQFPASEKVVHELQKLPLPLPSPPKPPRTVAAVPFY; from the exons atggataACCAATATTATGCACCACCACATTCAGATGCATCAAGGCCATCGTTAGGATTTCCTTTGGGTACTGCTGTGCTTTTGATTGTCATTTTTAGCTTGAGTGGTATATTTTCTTGCTGCTATCACTGGGAGAAGCTCCGATCGCTTCGTCGATCGTTTGCTGATTTGGAATCCGGCCTCGATCCTACTTCTATGAAATATAAGCAAAACCATACg aattggAAACAACGCCAGAGTCCAATTTTGCCAGCAGTTTTAATGCCAGGTGATGAATTTCCAAAATTCATAGCAATGCCATGTCCATGTCAGTTTCCGGCATCGGAAAAAGTCGTTCATGAGTTGCAGAAATTGCCGCTACCGTTGCCGTCGCCGCCTAAGCCGCCACGAACGGTGGCCGCAGTACCTTTctattag